In the genome of Terriglobales bacterium, one region contains:
- a CDS encoding dual specificity protein phosphatase produces MTWITDRIAVGGGIWTEPKMIEVSRAGVTHIIDMQIEFDDTPLARPYGIEVLWNAVDDDFQPKPPEIFQRGVEFATEGLDADPQHKVFIHCAAGVHRAPMMALALLRVLGWSLPDAQTLIQARRPVVDFADVYVRSVEDFVRSYAIASK; encoded by the coding sequence ATGACCTGGATCACGGACCGGATCGCGGTCGGCGGCGGCATCTGGACCGAGCCCAAGATGATCGAGGTCTCCCGCGCGGGCGTCACGCACATCATCGACATGCAGATCGAGTTCGATGACACGCCGCTGGCGCGGCCGTACGGCATCGAGGTGCTGTGGAACGCGGTGGACGACGACTTCCAGCCCAAGCCGCCGGAGATCTTCCAGCGCGGCGTGGAGTTCGCCACCGAAGGACTCGACGCCGATCCGCAGCACAAGGTCTTCATCCACTGCGCCGCCGGGGTGCACCGCGCGCCGATGATGGCGCTGGCGCTCCTGCGCGTGCTGGGATGGAGCCTGCCGGACGCACAGACCCTGATCCAGGCGCGCCGGCCGGTGGTCGACTTTGCCGACGTGTACGTGCGCAGCGTCGAGGATTTCGTCAGGTCGTACGCGATCGCAAGTAAGTAG